A stretch of the Streptomyces sp. NBC_01428 genome encodes the following:
- a CDS encoding hemolysin family protein has protein sequence MTAVQLLIGLATLVVNGFFVGGEFALISVRRSQIEPHAEQGDRRARSVLWGLEHVSALLATAQLGITLCTLVLGIVAEPAIAHLLEPVFHAVGVPSGAGHAVSFVIALSLATYLHMLLGEMVPKNVALAEPVRTALLLGPPLVALSRALRPVIFTVNAFANGLLKLLRVETKDEVVATFSDDELARLVKDSGAAGLIDDRAQERLHDALELGRRPVHDVVLPVERVVYAHAGITPEELERLSAESGFSRFPVVDDGRRILGYLHVKDALDATPRDVPFRVEDMRLIARVRESTPLDDVLTAMRRSRTHLAAVMGSDGRLAGLVTMEDVLRELFGQPV, from the coding sequence ATGACCGCCGTACAACTGCTGATCGGGCTCGCGACGCTCGTCGTGAACGGCTTCTTCGTGGGCGGCGAGTTCGCGCTGATCTCGGTGCGCCGCAGCCAGATCGAGCCGCACGCGGAGCAGGGCGACCGACGCGCACGCAGCGTGCTGTGGGGTCTCGAGCACGTCTCCGCGCTCCTCGCCACGGCCCAGCTGGGTATCACGCTGTGCACCCTGGTGCTCGGCATCGTGGCCGAACCCGCGATCGCGCATCTGCTGGAGCCGGTGTTCCACGCAGTGGGCGTGCCCTCCGGCGCCGGCCACGCCGTCTCCTTCGTCATCGCGCTCAGCCTGGCGACGTATCTGCACATGCTGCTCGGTGAGATGGTGCCGAAGAACGTGGCGCTCGCCGAACCGGTGCGGACGGCGCTGCTGCTCGGACCGCCGCTGGTCGCCCTCTCACGCGCCCTGCGTCCGGTGATCTTCACCGTCAACGCCTTCGCGAACGGACTGCTGAAGCTGTTGCGGGTGGAGACCAAGGACGAGGTCGTGGCGACCTTCTCGGACGACGAGCTGGCCCGCCTCGTGAAGGACTCCGGCGCCGCCGGGCTCATCGACGACCGGGCCCAGGAGCGCCTGCACGACGCTCTGGAGCTGGGTCGTCGGCCCGTGCACGACGTCGTGCTCCCGGTGGAACGGGTCGTCTACGCGCATGCGGGCATCACGCCCGAGGAGCTGGAGCGGCTGTCCGCCGAATCGGGCTTCTCCCGTTTCCCGGTCGTCGACGACGGCCGTCGCATCCTCGGGTATCTGCACGTCAAGGACGCGCTGGACGCCACCCCGCGCGACGTGCCGTTCCGGGTGGAGGACATGCGGCTCATCGCCCGGGTCCGGGAGAGCACTCCCCTGGACGACGTCCTGACGGCCATGCGCCGCAGCCGGACGCACCTCGCGGCGGTGATGGGCAGCGACGGACGCCTCGCGGGCCTGGTGACCATGGAGGACGTCCTGCGGGAGCTGTTCGGACAGCCGGTCTAG
- a CDS encoding hemolysin family protein, producing MTEVLLLLVAVLLSLACGAFVAAEFSLTTVERSELERAVERGERGASGALKAVRNLTFQLSGAQLGITVTNLVVGMLSESSIAKLIAGPLESIGVPASASRSVALVIGTALSTLFLMVVGELVPKNWAISTPLAVAKRVATPQRWFSAAFRPFIAHLNNTANHVVRRFGLEPAEELASARGPQELVALARHSAKEGALEADTAELFVRTLNLADLTAENVMTPRVQVIALDMQATCEDVANATRATGLSRFPVYQDSLDEVVGVAHIKDVLTVPAEERTQTPVARIMRETLLVPESLTVDRLLDRLAGKRTMAVVIDEYGGTAGVATLEDIVEEVVGEVRDEHDPHETPDIAPVGTDDSGRTLYSADGSARTDQLARVGLRVPDGPYETLAGFVAAELGRIPAEGDAVEATGWRLDVVDASGRRAARVLLHAPHDAEETAR from the coding sequence ATGACCGAAGTTCTCCTGCTGCTGGTGGCCGTTCTGCTCTCGCTGGCCTGCGGCGCCTTCGTGGCGGCGGAGTTCTCGCTGACCACGGTCGAGCGCAGCGAACTCGAACGTGCCGTGGAGCGCGGCGAGCGGGGCGCCTCGGGTGCCCTCAAGGCCGTACGCAACCTCACCTTCCAGCTGTCCGGCGCCCAGCTCGGCATCACCGTGACCAACCTGGTCGTCGGCATGCTCTCCGAGTCCTCGATCGCCAAGCTGATCGCGGGCCCCCTGGAGTCGATCGGCGTTCCGGCCTCCGCGTCGCGTTCGGTGGCCCTGGTCATCGGTACGGCGCTCTCGACCCTCTTCCTGATGGTCGTGGGCGAGCTGGTGCCGAAGAACTGGGCGATCTCCACGCCGCTGGCCGTGGCCAAGCGCGTGGCGACGCCGCAGCGCTGGTTCAGCGCGGCCTTCCGTCCGTTCATCGCGCACCTCAACAACACGGCCAACCACGTCGTGCGGCGTTTCGGCCTCGAACCCGCCGAGGAGCTGGCCTCCGCGCGCGGGCCGCAGGAGCTGGTGGCGCTCGCCCGGCACTCCGCGAAGGAGGGCGCGCTGGAGGCGGACACCGCCGAGCTGTTCGTGCGCACCCTGAACCTCGCCGACCTGACCGCGGAGAACGTGATGACGCCGCGCGTCCAGGTCATCGCCCTGGACATGCAGGCGACCTGCGAGGACGTGGCGAACGCGACCCGGGCGACCGGCCTGTCCCGCTTCCCCGTCTACCAGGACAGCCTCGACGAGGTCGTCGGTGTGGCCCACATCAAGGACGTCCTCACGGTCCCCGCCGAGGAGCGGACCCAGACTCCCGTCGCCCGGATCATGCGGGAGACGCTGCTCGTGCCGGAGTCGCTGACCGTCGACCGCCTGCTGGACCGGCTGGCCGGCAAGCGCACGATGGCCGTGGTCATCGACGAGTACGGCGGTACCGCCGGTGTCGCCACGCTGGAGGACATCGTCGAGGAGGTCGTCGGCGAGGTCCGTGACGAGCACGATCCGCACGAGACGCCCGACATCGCGCCGGTCGGCACGGACGACTCCGGCCGGACGCTGTACTCGGCCGACGGGTCCGCCCGTACGGACCAGCTCGCCCGGGTCGGACTGCGGGTGCCCGACGGTCCGTACGAGACCCTGGCCGGTTTCGTCGCGGCCGAGCTGGGCCGCATCCCCGCCGAGGGGGACGCCGTCGAGGCCACCGGCTGGCGGCTCGACGTGGTGGACGCCTCGGGACGACGGGCCGCCCGCGTGCTGCTGCACGCGCCGCACGACGCCGAGGAGACCGCGCGATGA
- a CDS encoding GNAT family N-acetyltransferase, whose protein sequence is MTDLRIRAAAPEDLDTVLAFWRTAAEGTSISDDRDGVERLLARDPGALLLAERDGELAGTVIAGFDGWRCHLYRLAVHPDRRRLGIGSALLAAAEERFVRLGGRRGDAMVLRRNESAHHAWRAAGYAPEEHWRRWVKPLGA, encoded by the coding sequence ATGACCGACCTGCGGATACGGGCCGCCGCGCCCGAGGACCTGGACACGGTGCTCGCCTTCTGGAGGACGGCCGCCGAGGGCACGAGCATCAGCGACGACCGCGACGGCGTAGAGCGGCTGCTCGCCCGGGACCCCGGGGCCCTGCTCCTCGCGGAACGGGACGGGGAACTGGCCGGCACGGTGATCGCCGGCTTCGACGGCTGGCGCTGCCATCTGTACCGGCTGGCGGTGCATCCGGACCGGCGACGGCTCGGCATCGGCTCGGCGCTGCTCGCCGCCGCGGAGGAACGTTTCGTACGGCTCGGCGGGCGGCGCGGGGACGCGATGGTGCTGCGGCGGAACGAGTCGGCCCACCACGCCTGGCGCGCCGCCGGGTACGCGCCCGAGGAGCACTGGCGGCGCTGGGTGAAGCCGCTCGGCGCGTAG
- a CDS encoding ABC transporter permease has protein sequence MLKATLRSFLAHKGRLLLSALAIVLSVAFVAGSLIFSDTVTRTFDRLFASTSADVTVEPRNDLNAQLPTGATETVPASLADRIAKVEGVAAARIDASVENAPVVDSAHRSVGPTTGAPTIVTDWQVTDRSPVKLTSGHAPQGDGEALLDADTADKKHLGIGDTLTVQAQPGSFEVRIVGIATFTTTNPGAALVFLDTATAQTKLLGSTGVATSISVDATKGVGDATVKQRIAAELGAGRYDVKTADEQAESSAEQLGGFLDIIKYVMLGFAGIAVLVGIFLIVNTFSMLIAQRTRELGLLRALGADRRQVRRSVLTEALLLGLVGSTLGLAAGIGLAVGLIKLMTAFGMNLKSTEMVIGWPTPVAAYVVGVGVTFVAAYLPARRAATVSPMAALADAEVAGVGKPLRTRAVVGLVVGAAGAAALAGCAAASKTSTSASLLGLGVVLTLIATVIAGPLLVRPVIRVLGGAFPALFGSVGRMSQRNALRNPRRTGATAAALMVGLALVGGMSVASASMSKSFDSQIDKTLGSDFVLQNDNFVPFSKELTDKVRATEGVGLVVRQRFTPIAVRLPDGRRIETSAAAYDQRLDDVAHITYARGDTAAALADGRIAMDATFAEDHGVRVGSTIPVEFPAGRRADLTVGALTDQAGSGGFGMQGGLVVGFGTVEKYVPGGQDSALYVNASPGTDADRLRPRLEKTLDPYPQVQVRDQADYKKLVHDQIAVLLYLVYALLGLAIVIAVLGVVNTLALSVVERTREIGLLRAIGLGRRQLRRMIRLESVVIAVFGAVLGLALGLVWGVCVQRVLALQGMEELAVPWTTIVAVVVGSALVGVVAALLPALRASRMNVLAAIAHE, from the coding sequence GTGCTCAAGGCGACCCTGCGGAGCTTTCTCGCGCACAAGGGCCGGCTGCTCCTGTCTGCGCTCGCCATCGTGCTGTCGGTGGCGTTCGTCGCGGGCAGCCTCATCTTCTCGGACACGGTGACCCGCACGTTCGACCGGCTCTTCGCCTCCACCTCCGCGGATGTGACCGTGGAGCCGAGGAACGACCTGAACGCGCAGCTGCCGACCGGCGCCACCGAGACCGTGCCGGCATCGCTCGCGGACCGGATCGCGAAGGTCGAGGGAGTCGCCGCGGCCCGGATCGACGCCTCGGTCGAGAACGCCCCGGTCGTGGACAGCGCGCACCGGTCCGTCGGCCCGACGACCGGCGCCCCCACCATCGTCACGGACTGGCAGGTCACCGACCGCAGTCCGGTGAAGCTGACCTCCGGACACGCGCCCCAGGGCGACGGCGAGGCGCTGCTCGACGCGGACACCGCCGACAAGAAGCATCTCGGCATCGGGGACACGCTCACCGTGCAGGCGCAGCCCGGGTCGTTCGAGGTGCGGATCGTCGGGATCGCGACCTTCACCACCACGAACCCCGGTGCCGCACTGGTCTTCCTCGACACCGCGACCGCGCAGACGAAGCTCCTCGGATCCACCGGCGTCGCCACGAGCATCTCCGTGGACGCGACGAAGGGCGTCGGCGACGCGACGGTCAAGCAGCGGATCGCCGCCGAGCTGGGCGCCGGCAGGTACGACGTGAAGACGGCCGACGAGCAGGCCGAGTCGTCGGCCGAGCAGCTCGGCGGTTTCCTGGACATCATCAAGTACGTGATGCTCGGCTTCGCCGGGATAGCCGTGCTCGTCGGCATCTTCCTGATCGTCAACACGTTCTCCATGCTGATCGCCCAACGCACCCGCGAACTGGGCCTGTTGAGGGCGCTCGGCGCGGACCGCCGCCAGGTGCGCCGGTCGGTGCTCACCGAGGCGCTGCTCCTCGGCCTGGTCGGTTCGACCCTCGGCCTCGCCGCGGGGATCGGGCTCGCGGTCGGTCTGATCAAGCTGATGACCGCGTTCGGCATGAACCTGAAGTCCACGGAGATGGTGATCGGCTGGCCGACACCCGTGGCGGCGTACGTCGTCGGGGTGGGTGTCACGTTCGTCGCCGCGTATCTGCCCGCCCGGCGCGCGGCGACCGTCTCGCCGATGGCGGCCCTCGCCGACGCCGAGGTCGCCGGGGTCGGGAAGCCGTTGCGGACGCGGGCCGTCGTGGGCCTGGTCGTCGGGGCGGCCGGAGCGGCGGCGCTCGCCGGATGCGCGGCCGCGTCGAAGACGTCGACGTCCGCCTCGCTGCTGGGACTCGGTGTCGTCCTGACGCTGATCGCCACGGTGATCGCCGGGCCGCTGCTGGTCCGGCCGGTGATCCGGGTCCTCGGAGGCGCCTTCCCGGCGCTCTTCGGCTCGGTCGGCCGGATGAGCCAGCGCAACGCCCTGCGCAATCCGCGCCGCACCGGCGCCACCGCCGCCGCGCTCATGGTGGGGCTCGCCCTGGTGGGCGGGATGTCGGTGGCCAGCGCCTCCATGAGCAAGTCCTTCGACAGCCAGATCGACAAGACGCTCGGCTCCGACTTCGTGCTGCAGAACGACAACTTCGTTCCGTTCTCCAAGGAGTTGACGGACAAGGTGCGCGCCACCGAGGGCGTGGGGCTCGTCGTCCGGCAGCGGTTCACGCCGATCGCGGTCCGGTTGCCGGACGGCAGGCGCATCGAGACGTCCGCTGCGGCCTACGACCAGCGGCTCGACGACGTCGCCCACATCACGTACGCGCGGGGCGACACCGCGGCGGCACTCGCGGACGGACGCATCGCCATGGACGCGACGTTCGCCGAGGACCACGGCGTCCGGGTGGGCAGCACGATTCCCGTCGAGTTCCCGGCCGGCCGCAGGGCCGACCTGACGGTGGGCGCGCTCACCGACCAGGCGGGCAGCGGCGGGTTCGGTATGCAGGGCGGGCTCGTCGTCGGCTTCGGCACGGTCGAGAAGTACGTGCCCGGCGGGCAGGACTCCGCGCTGTACGTGAACGCGAGCCCGGGCACCGACGCGGACCGGTTGCGCCCACGTCTGGAGAAGACCCTCGACCCGTACCCCCAGGTACAGGTCCGCGACCAGGCCGACTACAAGAAGCTGGTGCACGACCAGATCGCCGTGCTGCTCTACCTCGTGTACGCCCTGCTCGGGCTCGCCATCGTCATCGCGGTGCTCGGTGTCGTGAACACCCTCGCCCTGTCGGTGGTCGAGCGGACCCGCGAGATCGGGCTGCTGCGGGCCATCGGGCTCGGCCGCCGTCAGCTGCGCCGGATGATCCGGCTGGAATCGGTGGTCATCGCCGTGTTCGGGGCCGTGCTCGGTCTGGCGCTGGGGCTCGTCTGGGGCGTGTGCGTCCAGCGGGTGCTCGCTCTCCAGGGGATGGAGGAACTGGCCGTCCCCTGGACGACGATCGTGGCGGTCGTGGTCGGCTCGGCGCTCGTCGGCGTCGTCGCCGCACTGCTCCCGGCGCTGCGGGCGTCCCGAATGAACGTCCTCGCGGCCATCGCCCACGAGTGA
- a CDS encoding ABC transporter ATP-binding protein, with product MSTAAAEQAPGRAEGDGIAARARGLTKAYGSGETAVLALDSVDVDIARGRFTAVMGPSGSGKSTLMHCLAGLDTVSAGQVWLGDTEITGLKDRELTRLRRDRIGFMFQSFNLIPTLNAAENITLPMDIAGQKPDRQWLDQVIDTLGLRDRLKHRPAQLSGGQQQRVACARALASRPELIFADEPTGNLDSRAGLEVLGFLREAVDELGQTVVMVTHDPGAAAHSDLVLFLADGRIVDETQRPTAEAVLERMKRFDTVRVTYDGREPGGTPADAGGSGGIPAPGGPGGTPRAGGTTEGPPPTASGSGSATAGSADVTLDKD from the coding sequence TTGTCCACAGCTGCTGCGGAGCAGGCACCCGGCCGCGCGGAGGGGGACGGGATCGCCGCCCGCGCCCGCGGTCTGACGAAGGCGTACGGCTCGGGCGAGACCGCGGTGCTCGCCCTCGACTCGGTCGACGTGGACATCGCGCGGGGCCGGTTCACCGCCGTGATGGGCCCCTCGGGCTCCGGGAAGTCCACCCTCATGCACTGCCTGGCCGGGCTCGACACCGTCTCGGCCGGACAGGTCTGGCTGGGCGACACGGAGATCACCGGGCTGAAGGACCGTGAACTGACACGGCTGCGCCGGGACCGGATCGGCTTCATGTTCCAGTCGTTCAACCTGATCCCGACACTGAACGCGGCGGAGAACATCACGCTGCCCATGGACATCGCGGGCCAGAAGCCCGACCGGCAGTGGCTGGACCAGGTCATCGACACGCTGGGACTGCGGGACCGGCTGAAGCACCGGCCCGCCCAGCTGTCCGGCGGCCAGCAGCAGCGCGTGGCCTGTGCGCGGGCGCTCGCCTCCCGGCCGGAGCTGATCTTCGCCGACGAGCCGACCGGCAACCTGGACTCCCGCGCCGGGCTCGAGGTCCTCGGCTTCCTGCGCGAGGCCGTCGACGAACTGGGCCAGACCGTCGTCATGGTCACGCACGACCCGGGCGCGGCCGCCCACTCCGACCTGGTGCTCTTCCTCGCGGACGGGCGGATCGTGGACGAGACGCAGCGGCCGACCGCGGAGGCGGTGCTGGAGCGGATGAAGCGCTTCGACACGGTCCGCGTGACCTACGACGGCCGCGAACCCGGGGGCACCCCGGCGGACGCCGGCGGGTCCGGCGGCATCCCGGCCCCGGGCGGGCCCGGTGGGACGCCTCGCGCGGGCGGCACCACCGAGGGCCCTCCCCCGACCGCCTCGGGCAGCGGCTCCGCCACGGCCGGCTCCGCCGACGTGACCCTCGACAAGGACTGA
- a CDS encoding toxin-antitoxin system, antitoxin component, whose protein sequence is MAKTQLNVRVDEGTARAARERALERGMSVNRYIEELVRQDTGEVGHTFVDAAADFMKQYESVFAEEFGSDREGTREGRR, encoded by the coding sequence ATGGCGAAGACTCAGCTGAACGTCCGGGTGGACGAGGGCACGGCCCGAGCCGCCCGTGAGCGAGCCCTGGAACGGGGGATGAGCGTGAACCGCTACATCGAGGAGCTGGTCCGGCAGGACACCGGGGAGGTCGGCCACACGTTCGTGGACGCCGCCGCCGATTTCATGAAGCAGTACGAGTCCGTGTTCGCCGAGGAGTTCGGCTCGGACCGTGAAGGCACCCGCGAAGGTCGTCGTTGA
- a CDS encoding fic family toxin-antitoxin system, toxin component has protein sequence MSSLRVDLAWLLMIAEQKTPGDPQVTDWGALVAAVSRHEAEIFGIPVYDSPHTRAAALLQLLLHVPALERSNAMFASAVAYAYLVASGLKVVTSPEQVRELARLVKSGDATVHEIAHELRRWSL, from the coding sequence TTGAGCAGTCTCAGAGTCGATCTTGCCTGGCTCCTCATGATCGCCGAACAGAAAACCCCCGGAGATCCCCAGGTCACCGACTGGGGAGCCCTCGTCGCCGCCGTCAGCCGGCACGAGGCGGAGATCTTCGGCATCCCCGTCTACGACAGTCCGCACACCCGCGCCGCCGCGCTCCTCCAGCTCCTGCTGCATGTCCCGGCGCTCGAGCGTTCCAACGCGATGTTCGCCTCGGCCGTCGCGTACGCCTATCTCGTCGCCAGCGGCCTGAAGGTCGTCACCTCGCCCGAACAGGTGCGGGAGCTGGCCCGCCTGGTGAAGAGCGGTGACGCCACCGTGCACGAGATCGCGCACGAGCTGCGCCGCTGGAGCCTGTAG
- a CDS encoding class I SAM-dependent methyltransferase: MPFKPLRPAGSGKVTADAVHHPVFARSYARLSVGAETRMGMGRMRDRLLAGLSGRVIEIGAGNGLNFAHYPGTVSEVVAIEPERLLRQLAVEAALRCEVPVDVAPGAAEALPVKSEAYDAAVLSLVLCSVRDVPRTLAEVRRVLRPGGTVRFFEHGSGGGPVMRSTQRGLDRTVWPRLAGGCHLSRDTVSALRDAGFELGPYRRLFMPEKGMRLPTSYCVLGTAYRPMD; this comes from the coding sequence ATGCCGTTCAAGCCGTTGCGTCCGGCCGGCTCCGGCAAGGTGACGGCGGACGCCGTGCACCATCCGGTGTTCGCCCGTTCCTACGCCCGCCTCAGCGTCGGCGCCGAGACGCGGATGGGCATGGGCCGGATGCGCGACCGGCTGCTCGCCGGGCTGTCCGGCCGGGTCATCGAGATCGGCGCGGGCAACGGGCTGAACTTCGCGCACTATCCGGGCACCGTGTCGGAGGTCGTGGCCATCGAACCCGAGCGGCTGCTGCGGCAGTTGGCGGTGGAGGCGGCGCTGCGCTGCGAGGTGCCCGTCGATGTGGCGCCGGGTGCGGCGGAGGCCCTGCCGGTGAAGAGCGAGGCGTACGACGCGGCGGTGCTGTCGCTGGTGCTGTGCAGCGTGCGGGACGTGCCGAGGACCCTCGCCGAGGTGCGGCGGGTGCTGCGCCCCGGCGGCACGGTGCGGTTCTTCGAGCACGGCAGCGGCGGCGGACCGGTGATGCGGTCGACGCAGCGAGGCCTGGACCGCACGGTGTGGCCCCGGCTGGCCGGCGGTTGCCACCTGTCCCGCGACACGGTCTCCGCACTGCGCGACGCCGGCTTCGAGCTGGGGCCGTACCGCAGGCTGTTCATGCCCGAGAAGGGGATGAGGCTGCCCACCTCGTACTGCGTCCTGGGCACCGCCTACCGGCCCATGGACTAG
- the bioD gene encoding dethiobiotin synthase, with amino-acid sequence MPVLVITGTGTEVGKTVVTAAVAATALTAGRSVAVLKPAQTGVAPQERGDADEAARLAGAVTTLELGRYPEPLAPATAARRAGLTPVPPRDVAEAAAKLATEHDLVLVEGAGGLLVRFDDEDGTLADAARMLDAPVLVVTPAGLGTLNTTELTARELRGRELEFAGVVIGSWPDAPDLAMRCNLADLPAVCGAPLLGAVPAGAGGLAPADFRTGAPGWLDPRLGGRWNADVFAAANGA; translated from the coding sequence ATGCCGGTACTGGTGATCACGGGAACGGGCACGGAGGTCGGCAAGACGGTCGTCACGGCCGCCGTCGCCGCCACGGCGCTCACGGCCGGACGGTCGGTGGCCGTGCTCAAGCCGGCACAGACCGGTGTGGCACCGCAGGAGCGGGGCGACGCCGACGAGGCGGCGCGGCTCGCGGGCGCGGTCACGACGCTCGAACTCGGCCGCTACCCGGAGCCGTTGGCGCCGGCGACCGCCGCCCGGCGGGCCGGCCTCACGCCGGTGCCGCCGCGGGATGTCGCCGAGGCCGCCGCCAAACTGGCCACCGAGCACGACCTGGTGCTCGTCGAGGGCGCGGGCGGCCTCCTCGTCCGCTTCGACGACGAGGACGGCACGCTGGCGGACGCGGCCCGGATGCTCGACGCGCCCGTGCTGGTCGTGACGCCGGCCGGGCTCGGCACGCTCAACACGACGGAACTGACGGCCCGTGAACTGCGAGGCCGCGAGCTGGAGTTCGCCGGTGTCGTCATCGGCAGCTGGCCGGACGCGCCGGATCTGGCGATGCGCTGCAACCTCGCCGACCTGCCGGCGGTGTGCGGTGCGCCGCTGCTGGGCGCGGTCCCGGCGGGAGCGGGGGGCCTGGCGCCCGCCGACTTCCGTACAGGCGCGCCGGGTTGGCTGGATCCGCGACTGGGCGGACGGTGGAACGCGGACGTCTTCGCCGCGGCCAACGGCGCCTGA